The Candidatus Neomarinimicrobiota bacterium genome has a segment encoding these proteins:
- a CDS encoding winged helix-turn-helix transcriptional regulator — MTYHNAFKALADPTRLTLMEKLATTPQAVGVLARGMDVSRPAVSQHLQVLCQAQLARRVKGG, encoded by the coding sequence ATCACTTACCATAACGCATTCAAAGCCCTTGCCGATCCCACCCGGCTGACCCTGATGGAGAAGTTGGCTACAACGCCTCAGGCTGTAGGGGTGCTGGCGAGGGGGATGGACGTCAGCCGGCCGGCTGTATCCCAGCATTTGCAGGTGCTGTGCCAGGCCCAACTGGCGCGCCGCGTCAAGGGGGGAAA